One window of the Archangium primigenium genome contains the following:
- a CDS encoding TolC family protein: protein MIALLAVTMTVSAASPVLTLPEALEEARRTNLDIKVARARLDQSLLLSRRAWAAYLPTVAVGGSYTRNSTEAVLTLPGGGPEVVIQPYNALAAQAEVRQAIISPSLWPAIRNAGIAEDVATNNAEFTRREVLFGVAQAYFNAAALQESIRATQFLLDVNRAREKDTQARFDAGTVTRVALLRAQLDRTRAEQDLVRARNSYDAARLALATLLQRDSVDFTLQLPPVPEVPAKDEELARKAQDSRPDVLAARRNLDLAVGRRQGVWFSYAPSVNFAGVYRVSNAAGFAGQASVWTLTLNGSWTLWDGGLREVSLREESARVVEAAAQQKQVETRVSQEVATARLDYDNARSNLAKAEEALSLARETQRLTEISFKAGVGTYLEVADSNAALTTAEVSAISERLQTSLAALRLQRASGLFEAHTK from the coding sequence ATGATCGCCCTGCTCGCAGTCACGATGACCGTGAGCGCCGCATCGCCGGTGCTCACCCTGCCCGAGGCGCTGGAGGAAGCGCGCCGCACCAACCTGGACATCAAGGTGGCGCGCGCCCGGTTGGATCAGTCCCTCTTGCTCTCGCGCCGCGCGTGGGCGGCCTACCTGCCCACGGTGGCGGTGGGCGGCAGCTACACCCGCAACTCGACCGAGGCCGTGCTGACGCTGCCCGGCGGCGGCCCGGAAGTGGTCATCCAGCCGTACAACGCGCTCGCGGCCCAGGCCGAGGTGCGCCAGGCCATCATCTCCCCGTCGCTCTGGCCCGCCATCCGCAACGCCGGCATCGCCGAGGACGTGGCCACGAACAACGCCGAGTTCACCCGCCGGGAAGTGCTCTTCGGCGTGGCCCAGGCCTACTTCAACGCCGCGGCGCTCCAGGAGTCCATCCGCGCCACGCAGTTCCTCCTGGACGTCAACCGCGCACGCGAGAAGGACACCCAGGCGCGCTTCGACGCGGGCACCGTCACCCGCGTGGCCTTGCTTCGCGCCCAGCTCGACCGCACCCGCGCCGAGCAGGACCTGGTGCGCGCGCGCAACTCGTACGACGCCGCCCGGCTGGCGCTCGCCACGCTCCTGCAGCGCGACTCGGTGGACTTCACCCTCCAGCTGCCCCCCGTGCCCGAGGTGCCGGCCAAGGACGAGGAGCTGGCGCGCAAGGCCCAGGACTCGCGCCCGGACGTGCTCGCCGCGCGCCGCAACCTGGACCTGGCCGTGGGCCGCCGCCAGGGCGTGTGGTTCTCCTACGCGCCCTCGGTGAACTTCGCGGGCGTCTACCGCGTGAGCAACGCCGCGGGCTTCGCGGGCCAGGCGAGCGTCTGGACGCTCACCCTCAACGGCTCGTGGACGCTCTGGGACGGAGGCCTGCGCGAGGTGAGCCTGCGCGAGGAGTCCGCCCGCGTGGTCGAGGCCGCCGCCCAGCAGAAGCAGGTGGAGACGCGCGTGTCGCAGGAGGTCGCCACCGCGCGGCTCGACTACGACAACGCCCGCTCCAACCTGGCCAAGGCCGAGGAGGCCCTGTCGCTCGCCCGGGAGACGCAGCGCCTCACGGAGATCAGCTTCAAGGCCGGCGTGGGCACCTACCTGGAGGTGGCCGACTCCAACGCCGCGCTCACCACCGCGGAGGTGAGCGCCATCTCCGAGCGGCTCCAGACGTCGCTCGCGGCCCTGCGCCTGCAGCGCGCCTCGGGCCTGTTCGAGGCCCATACGAAGTAG
- a CDS encoding DUF4350 domain-containing protein — protein sequence MKNAKLVAVYAVLVTVALVLGLSASQQSPPPSTRPSVDNPGPLGLRALYLYLQESGAPVSALREALDAPPSLGDVRTVVLATPQARPVTKAEVRALRAWVSRGGTLVYLAAREKKARPPALEDWLPLKDGPLLPTNAEGLPEGEKDLTGTTARVWGGLGAATGLTRLRVALDRGLTVDEPGAVPLAGARDGVVAWRVAEGQGAVLVLAGTDLAENRRLELLDNLRVWDGLAAAGPLAFDEYHQGTEPTREPPSAWALWVFVAQGVVVGLVYAVSRGTRLGPPRPLLEEKHRSSLEYVRSLGWLARRAKVERELVEELARQTRRQMHERLGISPSLPEDEAARLLERSTGLPAADYLATREELVRTLDQPRIRPGDYARLVKQHARLEALIAGRTE from the coding sequence ATGAAGAACGCGAAGCTCGTCGCCGTCTACGCCGTGCTGGTGACGGTGGCGCTCGTGCTGGGGCTGTCCGCGAGCCAGCAGAGCCCTCCGCCCTCGACGCGGCCCTCGGTGGACAACCCCGGCCCCCTGGGCCTGCGCGCGCTGTACCTCTACCTCCAGGAGTCCGGCGCGCCCGTGTCCGCGCTCCGGGAGGCGCTCGACGCTCCGCCCTCGCTCGGGGACGTGCGCACGGTGGTGCTGGCCACGCCCCAGGCCCGGCCCGTGACGAAGGCGGAGGTGCGCGCCCTGCGCGCGTGGGTGTCCCGGGGCGGCACGCTCGTCTACCTCGCGGCGCGGGAGAAGAAGGCCCGGCCCCCGGCCCTGGAGGACTGGCTGCCCCTGAAGGACGGGCCCCTGCTGCCCACCAACGCCGAGGGCCTGCCCGAGGGGGAGAAGGATCTCACGGGGACCACGGCGCGCGTCTGGGGCGGCCTGGGCGCGGCCACGGGCCTCACGCGGCTGCGGGTGGCGCTGGATCGCGGCCTCACCGTGGACGAGCCCGGGGCGGTGCCGCTCGCGGGCGCCCGGGACGGCGTGGTGGCGTGGCGCGTGGCCGAGGGCCAGGGCGCGGTGCTCGTGCTCGCGGGCACGGACCTGGCGGAGAACCGGCGCCTGGAGCTGCTCGACAACCTGCGTGTCTGGGATGGGCTGGCCGCGGCCGGGCCGCTCGCCTTCGACGAGTACCACCAGGGCACGGAGCCCACCCGCGAGCCGCCGTCGGCCTGGGCCCTGTGGGTCTTCGTGGCGCAGGGCGTGGTGGTGGGCCTCGTGTATGCCGTCTCCCGGGGCACGCGCCTCGGTCCGCCCCGGCCCCTCCTGGAGGAGAAGCACCGCTCGTCGCTCGAGTACGTGCGCTCGCTGGGCTGGCTCGCCCGGCGCGCGAAGGTGGAGCGGGAGCTGGTGGAGGAGCTGGCGCGCCAGACGCGGCGGCAGATGCACGAACGGCTGGGCATCTCCCCGAGCCTGCCCGAGGACGAGGCGGCGCGGCTGCTGGAGCGCTCGACGGGGCTGCCCGCGGCGGACTACCTGGCCACGCGGGAGGAGCTGGTCCGAACCCTGGACCAGCCCCGCATCCGACCCGGCGACTACGCGCGGCTGGTGAAACAGCACGCGCGCCTGGAGGCCCTCATCGCCGGCCGGACGGAGTGA
- a CDS encoding DUF4129 domain-containing protein, with translation MGPALLVVWLGAALPCPDAPRELQHLSDAATQGPDALAGALADLEARWGGPPLGESVETARQRLRAVCASLQTAAPPRATDAARLQEILARPEFAHARQRQGDALDRLLRWVKDWLEELLQTREAQSFATSTRFVVLALGFAVVLLVALRLRHWKRAPSRTSAATAPAERAGLKLDAPGEHLSRARAALAAQPRTAIREGLLALLSSLEARRYARPDRVRTNRELVEELPERGAPAHVTGEVERLVRWYDQAFYSLAPVPGSEAARFVSEVERLHQGLAGGAA, from the coding sequence ATGGGCCCCGCGCTCCTCGTGGTGTGGCTCGGCGCCGCCCTGCCCTGTCCGGACGCGCCCCGGGAGCTCCAGCACCTGTCGGACGCCGCCACCCAGGGGCCGGACGCCCTGGCCGGGGCGCTCGCGGACCTGGAGGCCCGCTGGGGCGGCCCGCCGCTTGGGGAGAGCGTGGAGACGGCGCGCCAGCGCCTCCGGGCCGTCTGTGCCTCGCTCCAGACGGCCGCCCCGCCGCGCGCCACGGACGCCGCCCGGCTCCAGGAGATCCTCGCCCGGCCCGAGTTCGCCCACGCCCGGCAGCGCCAGGGCGACGCGCTGGACCGGCTCCTGCGCTGGGTGAAGGACTGGCTGGAGGAATTGCTCCAGACGCGCGAGGCCCAGAGCTTCGCGACGAGCACGCGCTTCGTCGTGCTGGCGCTGGGCTTCGCGGTGGTGCTGCTCGTGGCGCTGCGCCTGCGCCACTGGAAGCGCGCCCCCTCGCGCACGTCCGCGGCCACCGCGCCGGCGGAGCGCGCGGGCCTGAAGCTCGATGCCCCCGGGGAGCACCTGTCCCGCGCCCGGGCGGCCCTGGCGGCCCAGCCCCGCACGGCCATCCGCGAGGGACTGCTCGCCCTGCTCTCCTCGCTGGAGGCCCGGCGCTATGCCCGACCGGACCGCGTGCGCACCAACCGCGAATTGGTGGAGGAGTTGCCCGAGCGGGGCGCGCCCGCGCACGTCACCGGCGAGGTGGAGCGGCTGGTGCGCTGGTACGACCAGGCCTTCTACTCACTCGCCCCCGTGCCCGGGTCGGAGGCCGCGCGCTTCGTGAGCGAGGTGGAGCGGCTGCACCAGGGGCTCGCGGGAGGCGCGGCATGA
- a CDS encoding YebC/PmpR family DNA-binding transcriptional regulator: MGRIFETRKTTMFARWNKMAKLFTRISKDIAIAVKSGGTSADSNPALRRALQNARAGNMPKDKVEAAIKRAAGQDTKNYEVVLYEGYGPHGIPIMVETATDNVVRTVANVRMHFKDGGGNMGNTGSVSFQFKHMGVFRLNPEGIDQEALELELIDHGLEEMGEGTGEKGEKQLIIRCAFSDFGRMQHVLEERKLAVLSSESEYIATTPVELPEDQAQEVLKVVDALEQDDDVQKVFHALA, from the coding sequence ATGGGACGCATTTTCGAGACTCGCAAGACGACGATGTTCGCCCGCTGGAACAAGATGGCGAAGCTGTTCACGCGCATCAGCAAGGACATCGCCATCGCGGTGAAGTCCGGCGGGACGAGCGCGGACAGCAATCCGGCGCTGCGGCGGGCGCTGCAGAACGCGCGCGCGGGCAACATGCCCAAGGACAAGGTCGAGGCGGCGATCAAGCGCGCGGCCGGCCAGGACACCAAGAACTACGAGGTGGTGCTGTACGAGGGCTATGGGCCTCACGGCATCCCCATCATGGTGGAGACGGCCACGGACAACGTGGTGCGCACCGTGGCCAACGTCCGCATGCACTTCAAGGACGGGGGCGGGAACATGGGGAACACGGGCAGCGTGAGCTTCCAGTTCAAGCACATGGGCGTCTTCCGGCTGAACCCGGAAGGAATCGATCAGGAGGCGCTGGAGCTGGAGCTCATCGACCACGGCCTGGAGGAGATGGGCGAGGGGACGGGGGAGAAGGGCGAGAAGCAGCTCATCATCCGCTGCGCGTTCAGCGACTTCGGCCGGATGCAGCACGTGCTGGAGGAGCGCAAGCTGGCGGTGCTGTCCTCGGAGTCCGAGTACATCGCGACTACCCCGGTGGAACTGCCCGAGGACCAGGCCCAGGAAGTGCTCAAGGTCGTGGACGCGCTGGAGCAGGACGACGACGTGCAGAAGGTCTTCCACGCCCTGGCGTGA
- a CDS encoding ATP-binding protein, with amino-acid sequence MSVSSFDPASWSVIDPEQFERIGRVHRGFLYQHLLGVSIVLNSIEHPGSVLSLKVESDEDLECLSADGYLYIQVKTTDDPLAFSDIASSVRDFHKLRMLHAEGKRSGPCVLALVVAGSLGAQLAAQSATTPRGSVRRKLIELAQLNQANPEQVIETWVSIKWILPSQTVPGLASVQAFKSIPEILESLTGRVRAVPRLRNSPESTVLAAATSINLIASSNHALVQGRTLSRAQCENLLERISRLPEKLPPIPTDYVPLEMAGPLIRIGRKVGFIGGSGAGKSTHLAFEASTASVSHVIYLVLQGESAELMALDCANQLVSGLPSEFVPPGMANMSSVQVGIEERLCQIAAAIPAGSAVIIDNVHRMHPGSVAVGALIRSLLNRNDIGLTLAGQPIRSDGGPTSAILAAQSGNGLEFVDAPGWNEMQISRWGAVSQIPLTPPQSERVRQITAGSPLAVSNLLRVARDEHGGDVDLAIESTHLGEVHADAGAVFERTFDVMPEIAKKAACILSAVGFQPTLTEFERLLGQREATAALRRLIDYRAARITQNVRPGVRGVQLHDAYAAIAKQRSAELMSSQQHQEMHRSALDIVVENVRRGSTSLEWIVAFYSNLKGAGEIDDAVDYLTNGPLSVEALNRRGLGPWLVGLLKGFLVEASALEARCWIRDGLLFLGSGGEVVSDIDELWADQFRDIAEIKNPEVDLLYAFAHKQILYFQSRGEIQRARFAWIDARERISTESLRLILDYQWMIALYRCERFDEALDGLKEMIGRYCSLLGVDFSLIWQESPAMIPDRISQWSNTTADMITHLADCLDLSGRCFNRLGFHPIELFLQAGCLYSVVAHSEPMVKANNFAAMLQLELGQAERALSLMSLTLRVTELRGLSYYLVECKSLLACAAAESGQAKLAREIIGQLKDYDPSAMDEYVRRARSALLFPPVKPRRRDEPEVDSFVRDLLG; translated from the coding sequence ATGTCTGTATCTTCTTTTGATCCGGCTTCCTGGTCAGTAATCGACCCCGAGCAATTTGAACGAATCGGTCGGGTTCATCGAGGTTTCCTCTACCAACACCTTTTAGGTGTCTCGATTGTACTCAACTCAATCGAACATCCAGGATCGGTTCTGTCCTTGAAGGTTGAGTCCGATGAGGATCTTGAGTGCCTTTCAGCCGATGGGTATCTATACATACAGGTCAAAACCACAGACGACCCTCTTGCTTTTTCAGATATCGCGTCGTCCGTAAGGGATTTTCACAAGCTCCGGATGCTTCATGCGGAAGGCAAGCGTTCAGGACCTTGTGTTCTAGCCCTTGTTGTTGCTGGAAGCCTAGGTGCGCAATTGGCAGCGCAATCCGCAACCACGCCTAGAGGCAGCGTACGAAGAAAACTGATTGAGTTGGCTCAACTCAATCAAGCCAATCCAGAGCAGGTAATTGAGACATGGGTTTCCATTAAATGGATTCTTCCCTCTCAAACGGTTCCAGGCCTCGCCTCGGTTCAGGCTTTCAAAAGCATCCCAGAAATACTCGAGAGCCTGACAGGTCGAGTGCGCGCTGTGCCGCGACTTCGGAATTCCCCTGAGTCAACAGTTCTTGCGGCCGCGACCTCGATCAATCTGATTGCATCCAGCAATCATGCTCTCGTGCAGGGACGTACCCTGAGTCGCGCGCAATGTGAGAATCTACTGGAACGAATATCCAGACTGCCGGAAAAACTTCCGCCTATACCTACAGATTATGTACCGCTTGAGATGGCAGGTCCTTTGATCCGTATTGGGCGGAAAGTAGGGTTTATTGGTGGCAGTGGTGCTGGGAAAAGCACCCATCTTGCGTTTGAGGCCTCCACTGCGAGTGTTAGCCATGTCATCTATCTTGTGCTTCAGGGAGAAAGCGCCGAGCTGATGGCCTTGGACTGCGCAAATCAGCTAGTGTCTGGCTTGCCATCTGAGTTCGTTCCTCCTGGGATGGCTAACATGTCGTCCGTGCAGGTCGGGATAGAGGAACGACTGTGTCAAATTGCTGCTGCGATTCCGGCAGGCAGTGCCGTAATTATTGACAACGTCCATCGAATGCACCCCGGCTCAGTGGCTGTGGGGGCTTTGATTCGAAGTCTTCTCAATCGAAACGACATTGGTTTGACTTTGGCTGGCCAGCCAATCAGGTCTGATGGTGGACCAACATCGGCTATTCTCGCAGCCCAATCCGGGAATGGCTTGGAGTTTGTTGATGCTCCCGGCTGGAATGAAATGCAGATTAGCCGTTGGGGAGCTGTGTCACAAATACCGCTAACCCCGCCTCAATCAGAAAGAGTCCGCCAAATTACGGCCGGTTCGCCACTTGCTGTTTCGAACCTTCTTCGGGTTGCGAGGGATGAGCACGGAGGGGATGTTGATCTTGCTATCGAGTCAACCCATCTAGGTGAAGTGCATGCGGATGCCGGTGCTGTGTTTGAGCGCACTTTCGATGTTATGCCGGAAATCGCAAAGAAAGCGGCTTGCATTTTGTCAGCCGTGGGGTTTCAACCCACTTTGACGGAGTTCGAGCGACTCCTTGGACAGAGAGAAGCTACCGCTGCGCTTCGTCGGCTGATTGACTACAGAGCAGCACGCATCACTCAGAACGTGCGCCCGGGAGTGCGCGGGGTGCAACTCCACGACGCTTACGCAGCTATTGCCAAGCAAAGATCGGCCGAGCTTATGTCTTCTCAACAGCATCAAGAGATGCACAGGTCTGCGCTTGATATTGTAGTGGAGAACGTGAGGCGTGGGAGCACATCGCTCGAATGGATTGTTGCCTTTTACTCAAACCTCAAAGGCGCAGGAGAAATCGACGACGCCGTCGACTACCTAACCAATGGTCCGTTGTCTGTAGAGGCTCTTAACAGGCGAGGCCTCGGTCCGTGGCTTGTTGGCTTGCTAAAGGGTTTTCTCGTGGAGGCCTCCGCCCTTGAGGCTCGGTGTTGGATTCGTGATGGGCTCCTTTTCTTAGGTTCGGGCGGGGAGGTTGTTTCCGACATCGATGAGCTGTGGGCTGATCAATTTCGGGATATAGCAGAAATCAAAAATCCAGAAGTCGACCTTCTCTATGCGTTTGCACACAAGCAGATCCTGTACTTTCAATCTCGTGGAGAAATACAGAGGGCGCGATTTGCCTGGATAGATGCTAGAGAACGAATCTCTACGGAGTCGTTGCGGCTGATACTTGATTACCAGTGGATGATTGCCTTGTATCGATGCGAGCGATTTGATGAGGCCTTGGATGGCCTCAAGGAAATGATCGGTCGATATTGTTCGCTCCTGGGTGTTGATTTTTCATTAATCTGGCAAGAATCCCCTGCAATGATTCCAGATCGGATCAGTCAGTGGTCCAACACCACTGCCGACATGATAACTCATCTAGCAGATTGTTTAGATTTATCTGGTCGTTGTTTCAATAGACTGGGTTTTCATCCGATTGAACTTTTTTTGCAGGCAGGCTGCTTGTACTCTGTGGTTGCGCATTCCGAGCCCATGGTCAAGGCGAATAACTTCGCTGCCATGCTCCAGCTTGAACTGGGTCAGGCAGAACGGGCATTGTCGCTCATGTCTTTGACGCTCAGGGTGACTGAATTGCGAGGGTTGTCGTACTACTTGGTTGAGTGCAAATCATTGCTCGCGTGTGCCGCAGCAGAGTCGGGTCAGGCGAAGTTGGCGCGCGAAATTATTGGGCAACTCAAAGACTACGACCCGTCTGCGATGGATGAATATGTGCGTAGAGCGAGATCGGCTCTCCTCTTTCCGCCTGTGAAGCCGAGACGACGGGATGAGCCAGAGGTTGATTCATTTGTGCGCGATCTACTGGGCTGA
- a CDS encoding IS5 family transposase, with the protein MPERQRYPTDLTDEQWALIEPFVRASHCGPQEVLHPRREVVNAILYIKRTGAQWRYMPHDLPDWQLVYHYFAKWKKDGTWKKLNDELRRKVRKKEGHAEEPTAGILDSQSVKTMQEAETKGYDAGKKIKGRKRHLLVDTLGLLLVAWMTTGDVQDRDATPAVLPLAAQQYPTLKKVWVDGGYTGPKVQAVAQESGIDVEVVKRSDQAKGFVLLPKRWIGERTFGWLNRQRRLSKDYERQESSSEAFIQLGMIDLMLRRLA; encoded by the coding sequence ATGCCCGAGCGGCAGCGCTACCCCACGGACCTGACAGATGAACAATGGGCTTTGATAGAGCCCTTTGTGCGAGCCAGCCACTGCGGCCCGCAGGAGGTACTGCATCCGCGACGAGAGGTGGTCAACGCCATTCTCTACATCAAGCGCACCGGAGCTCAGTGGCGGTACATGCCGCATGACCTGCCGGATTGGCAACTCGTCTACCACTACTTCGCGAAGTGGAAGAAGGACGGGACGTGGAAGAAGCTCAACGATGAGCTTCGGCGCAAGGTGCGCAAGAAAGAAGGCCATGCCGAGGAGCCCACCGCGGGGATTCTCGACAGTCAGAGCGTCAAGACGATGCAGGAGGCAGAGACCAAGGGGTACGACGCGGGCAAGAAGATAAAGGGCAGGAAGCGCCACTTGTTGGTGGACACCCTGGGGCTGCTACTCGTCGCGTGGATGACGACAGGGGACGTGCAGGACAGGGACGCGACCCCTGCGGTGTTGCCTCTGGCGGCGCAACAATATCCTACGCTCAAAAAAGTCTGGGTGGATGGCGGCTACACTGGGCCGAAAGTTCAAGCAGTGGCCCAGGAGAGCGGCATTGACGTCGAGGTGGTGAAGCGCTCGGACCAGGCGAAGGGATTCGTTCTCCTTCCCAAACGATGGATTGGAGAGAGGACCTTTGGATGGCTGAACCGGCAGCGGCGCCTTTCAAAGGACTACGAGCGCCAAGAGTCTTCCTCCGAAGCGTTCATTCAACTCGGCATGATCGACCTCATGCTCCGGCGCCTCGCCTGA
- a CDS encoding DUF5953 family protein yields MPPKKEALGVFVYAPVLTRDDRRSIEIVHALERALPGVFLEWTVSSKRQLVTIPQRDVWLVNNRKNGGFQLVCNNDERYPVMMSGGERPAMRGPNGQAILDVHAQVPLDANGIAAAANVLEGIAESARAIWGHASLQGFGSEVAQQIRHSVHGPEYSPRGLPMLKLPWHLPAPAIPYHLGWLNYWSAAAAQAIGFPDPSRDAELLSHARRTPSGGWVVPLTEAPLDLDTPSHLDVLRGC; encoded by the coding sequence ATGCCCCCGAAAAAAGAGGCCCTTGGCGTCTTCGTCTATGCTCCCGTCCTCACGCGGGATGATCGTCGCTCAATCGAAATCGTCCACGCATTGGAGCGCGCGCTCCCAGGTGTCTTTCTAGAGTGGACCGTTTCCAGCAAACGACAACTCGTCACAATTCCACAGCGGGATGTGTGGCTCGTCAATAACAGGAAGAACGGAGGCTTCCAGCTCGTCTGCAACAATGACGAACGTTACCCAGTGATGATGTCAGGAGGGGAACGCCCGGCCATGCGTGGGCCCAACGGCCAGGCAATACTGGATGTCCATGCGCAGGTACCGCTCGACGCGAACGGTATCGCGGCGGCAGCCAATGTCCTGGAAGGAATCGCGGAGAGCGCTCGCGCCATCTGGGGGCACGCATCACTTCAGGGCTTCGGTTCCGAAGTCGCGCAGCAGATACGCCACTCAGTTCATGGGCCGGAGTACTCACCCCGCGGGCTGCCCATGCTCAAACTGCCATGGCATCTTCCTGCACCTGCGATTCCGTATCACCTTGGGTGGTTGAACTACTGGTCGGCAGCCGCCGCACAAGCCATCGGGTTCCCTGATCCCTCCCGCGACGCAGAACTACTTTCCCACGCAAGGCGCACGCCATCAGGCGGATGGGTCGTGCCACTGACGGAAGCGCCACTCGACCTGGACACTCCCTCGCATCTAGACGTACTCAGAGGGTGTTGA
- a CDS encoding thiamine phosphate synthase → MEPRLVVITDWRLPRERLLTALERALEVGSEVAVQHRHPEAPVRQFLEEARVLAGLCRARGNPLFINGRLDVALLVGAHLHLPAGGPTPGDVRPHLPEGRLVSVAVHDEAEARAARGADLALVSPVFSPGSKPGDTRPTLGPEGFQRLAALLPCPALALGGITPDSAARVNGAQGFAVISGVLEAEDPTAAARTLCRRSKSS, encoded by the coding sequence GTGGAGCCGCGACTGGTGGTCATCACCGACTGGCGCCTGCCCCGGGAGCGGCTGTTGACCGCGCTGGAGCGGGCGCTGGAGGTGGGATCCGAGGTCGCGGTGCAGCACCGGCACCCCGAGGCGCCGGTGCGCCAGTTCCTGGAGGAGGCCCGGGTGCTCGCCGGGCTGTGCCGGGCGCGGGGCAATCCCCTGTTCATCAACGGGCGGCTGGATGTGGCGCTGCTCGTGGGGGCGCACCTGCACCTGCCCGCGGGGGGCCCGACGCCTGGGGACGTACGGCCGCACCTGCCCGAGGGACGGCTCGTGAGCGTGGCTGTGCACGACGAGGCGGAGGCCCGCGCGGCCCGGGGCGCGGACCTGGCACTGGTGAGCCCGGTGTTCTCCCCGGGCTCGAAGCCCGGAGACACCCGGCCCACGCTCGGCCCCGAGGGATTCCAGCGGCTGGCGGCACTGCTGCCCTGCCCCGCCCTGGCGCTCGGAGGCATCACTCCCGATAGCGCGGCCCGGGTTAACGGCGCCCAGGGCTTCGCGGTCATCTCGGGAGTGCTGGAAGCGGAAGATCCAACAGCGGCGGCCAGGACCTTGTGCCGTCGGTCCAAATCATCGTGA
- a CDS encoding thiazole synthase has translation MSMQDKPLVIAGVTFQSRLIVGTGKYPSHEVMKQCHEASGSEMVTVAVRRLDLAAKGEASLMNWIDRARMRLLPNTALCYTAEDAIRTCRLAEELGMSKWVKLEVLGDEKTLYPDVEETVKAARVLVKEGFTVLPYTSDDPITARKLEDAGCAAVMPLGAPIGSGLGIRNPHNIRLIREVVKVPVIVDAGVGSASDAAIAMELGVDAVLMNTAIAGAKDPVRMARAMKFAVEAGRESFLAGRIPRKAYASASSPIEGLVE, from the coding sequence ATGAGCATGCAGGACAAGCCCCTCGTCATCGCGGGGGTCACCTTCCAGTCGCGTCTGATCGTCGGCACGGGCAAGTACCCGAGCCACGAGGTGATGAAGCAGTGCCACGAGGCCTCGGGCTCGGAGATGGTGACGGTGGCGGTGCGCCGCTTGGACCTCGCCGCCAAGGGCGAGGCGTCGCTGATGAACTGGATCGACCGCGCGCGCATGCGGCTGCTCCCGAACACGGCGCTCTGCTACACGGCCGAGGACGCCATCCGCACGTGCCGGCTCGCCGAGGAGCTGGGCATGAGCAAGTGGGTGAAGCTCGAGGTGCTCGGCGACGAGAAGACGCTCTACCCGGACGTGGAGGAGACCGTGAAGGCGGCGCGCGTGCTGGTGAAGGAGGGCTTCACGGTGCTGCCCTACACGTCGGATGACCCCATCACCGCGCGCAAGCTGGAGGACGCGGGGTGCGCGGCGGTGATGCCGCTGGGCGCACCGATTGGCTCGGGCCTGGGCATCCGCAACCCGCACAACATCCGCCTCATCCGCGAGGTGGTGAAGGTGCCGGTCATCGTGGACGCGGGCGTGGGCTCGGCGTCGGACGCGGCCATCGCCATGGAATTGGGCGTGGACGCGGTGCTGATGAACACGGCCATCGCGGGGGCGAAGGATCCGGTGCGCATGGCGCGGGCGATGAAGTTCGCGGTGGAGGCGGGCCGCGAGTCGTTCCTGGCGGGCCGGATTCCGCGCAAGGCGTACGCCTCGGCGTCGAGCCCCATCGAGGGGCTGGTCGAGTAG
- the thiS gene encoding sulfur carrier protein ThiS has protein sequence MTIWVNGQAREVPEGMTLAALLASLEVGGPGVAVEVNAEVVRRARHAEHTLVPEDRVEIVTFVGGG, from the coding sequence GTGACGATCTGGGTCAACGGACAAGCCCGCGAGGTCCCCGAGGGGATGACCCTGGCGGCGCTGCTCGCCTCGTTGGAGGTGGGTGGGCCGGGGGTGGCGGTGGAAGTGAACGCCGAGGTGGTGCGCCGCGCGCGCCACGCCGAGCACACGCTGGTGCCCGAGGACCGCGTGGAGATCGTCACCTTCGTCGGTGGCGGATAA